From a region of the Fischerella sp. JS2 genome:
- a CDS encoding glycosyltransferase family 4 protein, protein MKILHLSTDDIDGGAARGAYWLHQALIQAGVDSTMLVAQKKSDDFTVIGPESKIQKAWNKIQPTLDGIPRVFFKKRLHTTFSPSWVSSVSDKHIKNINPDIINLHWICHGFIKPESLNHFDKPIVWTLRDMWTFTGGCHYSGSCEKYRISCGACPQLGSNIENDISRKLWQRKQKAWQNLNITIVALSYWLAECARESSLLKNKRIEIIPNALDESKFKPIAKTTARQILNLPLDKKIILFGALNAVKDERKGYQYLIPALEKLANNGFGEITEIVIFGSSKPKEPLNLGIKINYLGRLYDDATLALTYASADVTVTPSIQEAFGKTAMESLACGTPVVSFDSTGLKDIVDHKKNGYLAKCFSSDDLANGIAWILQDEWRWLELSKKAREKVVNSFTLKKQVDNYLKLYKDILVKNT, encoded by the coding sequence ATGAAAATTTTACATCTTAGCACTGACGATATTGATGGCGGTGCTGCTCGTGGAGCATACTGGCTTCATCAAGCCCTGATTCAAGCAGGAGTTGATTCAACTATGCTTGTTGCACAAAAAAAGAGCGATGACTTTACTGTGATTGGTCCAGAATCAAAAATTCAGAAAGCTTGGAATAAGATTCAACCTACTCTAGATGGTATTCCCCGAGTTTTTTTCAAAAAAAGACTTCACACAACATTTTCTCCATCTTGGGTTTCTAGCGTAAGTGATAAGCATATTAAAAACATCAATCCAGATATCATTAATTTACATTGGATTTGTCATGGGTTTATAAAACCAGAAAGCTTGAATCATTTTGACAAACCTATTGTATGGACACTACGTGATATGTGGACTTTTACAGGAGGATGTCACTATTCTGGTAGTTGTGAAAAGTATAGAATTAGTTGTGGAGCTTGTCCACAACTAGGTTCCAATATAGAAAATGATATTTCCAGAAAACTTTGGCAACGCAAGCAAAAAGCTTGGCAAAATCTCAATATTACAATTGTTGCGCTCAGTTACTGGTTGGCAGAATGTGCTAGAGAAAGTAGTCTTTTAAAGAATAAAAGAATTGAAATTATTCCTAATGCCTTAGATGAATCTAAATTCAAACCTATTGCAAAAACAACTGCCAGACAAATACTTAATTTACCTTTAGATAAAAAAATTATTCTCTTTGGAGCTCTTAATGCAGTAAAAGATGAGAGAAAAGGATATCAATATTTAATACCAGCTTTAGAAAAACTTGCTAATAATGGTTTTGGCGAAATTACAGAAATAGTTATATTTGGTTCAAGCAAGCCGAAAGAACCACTAAATTTAGGTATAAAAATAAATTATTTAGGTAGATTGTACGATGATGCAACCTTAGCATTAACTTATGCCTCTGCCGATGTAACTGTTACACCATCAATTCAGGAAGCATTTGGCAAAACTGCGATGGAATCTTTGGCTTGTGGAACACCAGTAGTATCTTTTGACTCGACAGGGTTAAAAGACATTGTTGACCACAAAAAAAATGGTTATCTTGCTAAATGTTTTAGTTCTGATGATTTAGCCAATGGAATTGCTTGGATATTACAAGATGAATGGAGATGGCTAGAACTATCGAAAAAAGCAAGAGAAAAAGTAGTAAATAGTTTTACACTTAAAAAGCAAGTTGACAATTATTTAAAACTTTATAAAGATATCTTAGTAAAAAATACATAA
- a CDS encoding sugar transferase, with the protein MTTKYLPIVSFKQDLRSAKGTRIQRGLAIRFFRVLILLSLDGFALILAWSLSILYGTPLDSPWTQKAPFVILTLALEIGIIATKGLYKAGIQRRNYPGIIKAVTLSHVLLLFIAFLYEPNHYVSRSTFLIFWLSSLLFICIGRYLFDIATKLLRTKGAIRHPIFLITEREDQENHIRIIQKENCYTIQGIADSRCLDLCNRESTFEYLRQQGIVEAFVSWNAIKNRLYVCWNFHTAGLTLRILPTDSEVRHPKSIFWMIGEVPCMTIPAPIITGSDFWVKRCFDLCCSVILLLLLFPIYLLIAILIKLDSPGPVFFRQERIGLRSRKFKIWKFRTMVTNAEKLQATLEAKNEIKDGVLFKMKDDPRITRVGKFLRRYSLDELPQLFNVFLGEMSLVGPRPLPIRDVEKFKTKHFIRQEVLPGITGLWQVSGRSNVEKFEDAVKLDLTYIENWSLLLDLKILLQTVNVVLHKTGAY; encoded by the coding sequence ATGACTACAAAATATCTACCAATAGTTAGCTTTAAACAAGATTTACGTTCTGCAAAAGGCACGAGGATACAAAGAGGATTAGCTATTCGATTTTTCCGAGTACTAATACTTTTATCTCTAGATGGGTTTGCTCTAATTTTAGCATGGAGTTTATCCATACTTTATGGAACCCCATTAGATTCTCCTTGGACACAAAAAGCTCCCTTTGTAATCCTAACTCTGGCTTTAGAAATAGGTATTATTGCCACAAAAGGTCTATATAAAGCTGGGATTCAACGTCGCAATTATCCCGGGATTATTAAAGCCGTAACTCTATCACACGTATTACTTTTATTCATTGCTTTTCTTTACGAACCAAATCACTATGTTTCTCGCTCAACTTTTTTGATTTTTTGGTTATCATCTTTGCTATTTATTTGTATTGGTCGCTATTTATTTGATATAGCTACTAAATTATTACGTACAAAAGGAGCAATTCGTCATCCCATATTCTTAATTACAGAAAGAGAAGATCAAGAAAATCATATCAGGATTATACAAAAGGAAAACTGTTATACAATCCAAGGTATTGCTGACTCTAGATGCTTAGATTTGTGTAACCGAGAGTCAACCTTTGAATACCTGCGTCAGCAGGGAATAGTAGAGGCTTTTGTTTCTTGGAATGCGATTAAAAATCGTCTATACGTTTGCTGGAATTTCCATACAGCTGGTCTTACCTTGCGAATCCTACCAACCGACAGCGAAGTTCGTCATCCTAAATCTATTTTTTGGATGATTGGTGAAGTTCCCTGTATGACAATTCCAGCACCCATTATTACAGGTAGTGATTTTTGGGTAAAACGGTGTTTTGATCTTTGTTGTTCTGTAATTTTGCTGTTGCTGCTCTTTCCAATTTACTTGTTAATTGCCATATTAATTAAGTTGGATTCTCCTGGTCCAGTCTTTTTTAGACAAGAGCGCATTGGCTTACGTAGCCGGAAGTTTAAGATTTGGAAATTCCGGACAATGGTTACTAATGCAGAAAAGTTACAAGCAACTTTAGAAGCAAAGAATGAAATTAAAGATGGTGTTCTTTTCAAAATGAAGGATGATCCCCGTATCACCCGGGTTGGTAAATTCTTGCGCCGTTATAGTTTAGATGAGTTACCACAACTGTTTAATGTTTTTCTTGGAGAAATGAGTCTTGTTGGACCTCGTCCTCTACCCATCAGAGATGTAGAAAAGTTCAAAACCAAACACTTTATCCGACAAGAAGTTCTTCCTGGTATAACTGGATTATGGCAAGTTTCTGGGCGTTCCAATGTAGAGAAATTTGAAGATGCCGTAAAATTAGACTTAACTTACATTGAAAATTGGTCACTGTTGCTGGATTTAAAGATTTTACTGCAAACTGTTAATGTTGTATTGCACAAGACTGGTGCTTACTAA
- a CDS encoding glycosyltransferase family 61 protein codes for MKNRNNFQRNYIIDMVSNLRSHLKYLLKIYLFSKPLARGIIQLCINNADKYFGNDKEIKIYKLINQEKIPISEAKFLEGDFLRVITPFKDEIEAVVIDATKDRFCFCNNHILDANLNVIYEKDVKFNELPIYGRELSVNFTKLQGTVAYLSNATPQNYGHWFIYTLPMLEVYWKFINQQEIDYYYVGEITDFKIETLAALGIKKEKIVDFPCKADRSITCVINRKVQNGGYQYPTSFGYKLARNLFLPKENHSNSKYPKRLYVKRGQVDHRAVINDHEVIEYLESIGFEALTMDGRTIREEAEIFYNADVIISVCGSALTNLLFIKEGITVIEIFPFGYLDGHFYAIANYSKANYFYMIGEKIPNNPTIPHLSNVKVNIKKLEKICKLANICPIQ; via the coding sequence ATGAAAAATCGTAATAATTTTCAAAGGAACTATATTATAGATATGGTTTCCAACCTACGTTCCCACCTTAAATATCTATTGAAAATTTATCTTTTCTCAAAACCTCTAGCGAGAGGAATTATACAACTGTGCATTAATAATGCTGATAAATATTTTGGTAATGACAAAGAGATAAAAATTTATAAATTAATTAATCAGGAAAAGATTCCTATTTCAGAAGCTAAATTTCTAGAAGGTGATTTTTTAAGAGTTATTACTCCTTTTAAAGATGAAATTGAAGCAGTAGTAATAGACGCTACCAAAGATAGATTTTGTTTTTGTAATAATCACATACTTGATGCAAATTTAAATGTGATCTATGAAAAAGATGTTAAATTTAATGAACTACCGATATACGGACGCGAATTATCTGTTAATTTTACCAAACTACAGGGAACAGTTGCCTATTTATCAAACGCAACTCCTCAAAATTATGGACACTGGTTTATATACACTTTACCTATGCTTGAGGTGTATTGGAAGTTTATTAATCAACAAGAGATTGATTATTACTATGTAGGGGAAATAACAGATTTCAAAATAGAAACTTTAGCAGCGCTTGGTATAAAAAAAGAAAAGATAGTTGATTTTCCCTGTAAAGCTGATAGATCAATAACTTGTGTAATTAACAGAAAAGTGCAAAACGGTGGTTATCAATATCCAACCAGTTTTGGCTACAAATTAGCAAGAAATCTTTTCTTACCTAAAGAAAATCATTCAAATAGTAAATATCCAAAACGTTTATATGTAAAACGCGGTCAGGTAGATCATCGGGCAGTAATCAATGATCATGAAGTCATAGAATACTTAGAAAGTATAGGCTTTGAAGCATTAACAATGGATGGTAGAACAATACGAGAAGAGGCTGAAATCTTTTACAACGCAGATGTAATAATTTCAGTCTGTGGTTCTGCCTTAACAAATCTTCTCTTTATTAAAGAAGGCATAACAGTTATAGAAATTTTTCCTTTCGGTTATTTAGATGGTCATTTTTATGCTATAGCAAATTATTCTAAAGCCAATTATTTCTATATGATAGGTGAAAAGATTCCGAATAACCCCACAATACCGCATTTATCAAATGTAAAAGTTAATATTAAAAAGTTAGAAAAAATATGTAAATTAGCAAATATATGTCCTATACAGTAA
- a CDS encoding sucrose synthase — protein sequence MYELIQTVLSSDEKKILRQLISNLSASGKRYFLRNEILHAFADYCHQFQKPAYFFHSSSLGTLIHYTHEIILEGDDIWLLLRPRIGSQEVWRLLSADTSNFELQTPQALLDVRDRFVNRYQSPILEINFHPFDRGIPSIDDPRNIGQGLAFLNRYLCSQVLCDRAYWLDVLYDTLHRLEYDHKQLLIGDRIKSGIQLYKEIKQAIKIVSERPPEEPYEKFHEQLQALGLEPGWGNTASRVRETLELFDRLIETPEPAILEAFVARIPAVFRVVLVSIHGWIGQDDSVGRPETLGQVVYVLEQARSLEHQIREEIKLAGLDSLSIQPQVIILTRLIPNCEGTQCNLRLEKIEGTENAWILRVPFREFNPQVTQNWISKYEIWPYLETFAIDAEKDLLTQLGERPDLIIGNYSDGNLVAFLLARSLNVTQCNIAHSLEKPKHLFSNLYWQELEQQYHFSAQFTADVISMNAADFIITSSYQEIVGTPDTLGQYESYKIFSMPQLYHVVDGINLFSPKFNLVPPGVDENIFFPYNQIEKRDESLRKKVNELLFSSSDSLIFGHLNDPNKRPICAIAHITPVKNLSGLIECFGKSQALQKQCNLILVTNKLHLSEASNSEETTELEKIHNLINQYNLQGQIRWVGMRLPKPELGEVYRVIADRQGIFVHFARFEAFGRPILEAMSTGLPTFATEFGGAAELIDDGECKFHINPTDLEGTAKKILQFLDQCNTHPEHWHEISERVIQRVRNKYNWQMHTKQLLLLAKIYRFWDFLNKENREALLRYVDTLYHLVFKPRAEKILEEHMQR from the coding sequence ATGTATGAACTGATTCAAACTGTTTTAAGTAGTGACGAAAAAAAAATTCTACGTCAATTAATCTCCAATTTGAGCGCCTCAGGCAAACGTTATTTCCTGAGAAATGAAATTTTGCACGCTTTTGCTGACTACTGCCACCAATTCCAAAAGCCTGCCTACTTTTTTCACTCTTCTTCCTTAGGAACACTTATTCACTATACTCATGAAATTATTTTGGAAGGAGATGATATTTGGTTACTGTTGCGACCCAGGATAGGTAGTCAAGAAGTTTGGCGGTTGTTATCAGCAGACACGAGTAACTTTGAACTGCAAACACCACAGGCACTGCTTGATGTACGCGATCGCTTTGTCAACCGCTACCAGTCTCCAATTCTGGAAATCAACTTTCATCCTTTTGATAGAGGTATTCCATCTATTGATGACCCCAGAAACATCGGTCAAGGTCTAGCCTTCCTCAACCGTTATCTTTGCAGTCAGGTATTGTGTGATCGCGCCTACTGGTTAGATGTATTATATGATACATTGCACCGATTGGAATATGATCACAAACAGTTGCTGATTGGCGATCGCATCAAGTCTGGTATACAACTATACAAAGAAATTAAACAAGCCATTAAAATCGTCAGCGAAAGACCACCTGAAGAACCCTACGAAAAGTTTCACGAACAGCTACAAGCCCTTGGCTTAGAACCAGGTTGGGGTAACACCGCCTCCCGAGTACGTGAAACTCTAGAACTATTTGATCGGCTGATTGAGACTCCAGAACCAGCCATCCTCGAAGCCTTTGTGGCTCGTATTCCCGCAGTTTTTCGCGTCGTCCTCGTTTCCATCCACGGCTGGATCGGACAAGATGATTCTGTAGGTAGACCTGAGACCTTGGGTCAAGTCGTCTACGTGCTAGAACAAGCGCGGAGTTTAGAACATCAAATTCGTGAAGAAATTAAATTAGCAGGACTCGATTCACTAAGTATTCAACCGCAAGTAATTATTCTCACTCGCCTCATCCCCAACTGTGAAGGAACCCAATGTAACCTCCGCTTAGAAAAAATAGAGGGAACCGAAAACGCCTGGATCTTGCGTGTTCCTTTCCGAGAATTCAATCCGCAAGTCACACAAAACTGGATTTCTAAATATGAAATTTGGCCATACCTAGAAACATTTGCTATTGATGCTGAAAAAGACCTCTTGACTCAGTTAGGAGAACGTCCTGATTTAATTATTGGTAACTACAGTGATGGTAATTTAGTAGCCTTTTTGTTGGCACGTAGCTTAAACGTGACGCAATGCAATATCGCTCATTCTTTAGAAAAACCTAAACATTTATTCAGCAATCTCTACTGGCAAGAGCTAGAGCAACAATATCACTTTTCGGCCCAATTTACTGCTGATGTGATCAGCATGAATGCCGCAGACTTTATTATTACCTCGTCTTACCAAGAGATTGTTGGCACACCAGACACTCTTGGTCAATACGAATCGTATAAAATATTTTCCATGCCACAGCTATATCACGTAGTTGATGGCATTAATTTATTTAGTCCCAAATTCAATTTGGTACCACCGGGAGTAGACGAAAATATCTTTTTCCCTTATAACCAAATAGAAAAACGAGACGAGAGTCTACGTAAAAAGGTTAACGAGCTACTTTTTAGTAGTTCAGATTCACTAATATTTGGTCATTTAAATGACCCCAACAAACGGCCAATTTGTGCGATCGCTCATATCACTCCAGTGAAAAATCTTTCTGGTTTGATAGAATGCTTTGGTAAAAGTCAGGCTTTGCAGAAGCAATGCAACCTGATTCTTGTGACCAATAAGTTGCATTTATCTGAAGCGAGTAACTCAGAAGAAACAACAGAACTAGAAAAAATCCACAATTTAATTAATCAGTACAATCTCCAGGGTCAAATTCGCTGGGTGGGAATGCGTCTTCCTAAACCTGAACTTGGGGAAGTTTATCGAGTGATAGCAGATCGTCAGGGTATTTTTGTCCATTTTGCCCGCTTTGAAGCCTTTGGCAGACCAATCCTGGAAGCAATGAGTACTGGTTTACCAACATTTGCTACTGAATTTGGTGGTGCAGCAGAATTAATTGATGATGGAGAGTGTAAATTTCATATCAACCCTACAGACTTAGAAGGTACAGCTAAAAAAATTCTGCAATTTCTAGACCAGTGCAATACTCACCCTGAACACTGGCACGAAATTTCAGAAAGGGTCATCCAGCGAGTCCGTAACAAATATAATTGGCAAATGCATACCAAACAATTGTTATTACTCGCTAAAATTTATAGATTCTGGGATTTTTTGAATAAAGAAAACCGCGAAGCATTACTACGCTACGTGGATACCTTATACCATCTGGTCTTTAAACCCAGAGCCGAAAAAATCTTAGAAGAGCATATGCAAAGATAG
- the pgmB gene encoding beta-phosphoglucomutase: MDTTGRYQHLTYTDWTVRETQLEPDQFRYRETVFTIGNGYLGTRGSFEEGYSHALPATFIHGVYDEVPIVYTELANCPDWLPFAIMIDGDRFRLEKGEILSYERKLDLRRGILNRSVRWRSPNSKTIDIHFERFASLADEHVLVLRCQLTPVDFAGAIEIQASINGYPENQGFNHWEWLDQGKTEAGVWLNLRTRSSRIQLGMATGIKISGVEASLQVTSPPGYPTLSASFLASPGQTVTVDKFITVFTSQHQENPVTAACDKLAQLPDYSLLLTAHIQAWEEVWQKSDIVIEGDVTAQLAVRYNLFQLLIAAPRNNDKVSIPAKTLSGFGYRGHIFWDTEIFILPFFIYTQPELARNLLTYRYHTLPGARRKAVHYGYKGAMYAWESADSGDEVTPRWLPPNDPYGEDIRIWCRDREIHISADVAYAIWYYWQATNDDEWMRDYGAEIILDTAVFWGSRVEYNTKHERYEIRDVIGADEYHEFVHNNTFTNRLVQWHLEKALYIYDWLHKNFPDKATEIENKLQLSAGRRSRWSDIITNIWIPYDESTGLIEQFEGFFQLQDINLEDYEPRTKSIQAILGIEEGNKRQILKQPDVLMLLYLMRQSQESPYNARTLQANWDYYAPRTDISYGSSLGPAIHAILASDLGKTAQAYERFMQAALVDLEDVRGNASDGIHGASAGGIWQAVVLGFGGIQMGNSEPIANPHLPPGWTRLKFKLMWHGKWHEFDLGIEDEETRGQGGQTRQGGWSTTNQQLPTSNNQPPTTMSPDIRGFIFDLDGVLTDTAEYHYLAWQKLADEEGLPFNREANEALRGVSRRESLLRIIGDKKYSEAQLQEMMDRKNRYYVESIQNISPHDLLPGVVTLLDELKQAGIKIALGSASKNARTVIEKLGIANRIDAIADGYSVQRPKPAPDLFLYAANQLGIEPVQSVVVEDAEAGIEAALAGGMWTIGLGPASRVGAAHIVLPSLAGVHWSDLHAKLNELATRD, encoded by the coding sequence ATGGATACAACAGGACGTTACCAGCATCTCACCTATACAGATTGGACTGTCAGGGAAACCCAGCTTGAACCCGATCAGTTTCGCTACCGAGAAACAGTTTTTACCATCGGTAATGGTTATTTAGGAACACGGGGTAGCTTTGAAGAAGGCTATTCTCATGCCTTACCAGCTACCTTTATCCACGGTGTTTACGATGAAGTTCCGATTGTCTATACCGAACTAGCCAACTGTCCAGACTGGTTGCCATTTGCCATTATGATTGATGGCGATCGCTTCCGTCTGGAAAAAGGCGAGATATTAAGTTATGAGCGCAAGTTAGACTTGCGTCGGGGAATTCTCAACCGCAGCGTGCGTTGGCGCAGTCCCAATAGCAAGACAATAGACATTCACTTTGAAAGGTTTGCCAGCCTTGCAGACGAACACGTTCTTGTCCTGCGTTGTCAACTTACCCCAGTTGATTTTGCAGGTGCGATCGAGATACAAGCTAGTATTAATGGCTACCCAGAAAACCAGGGTTTTAACCACTGGGAATGGTTGGATCAAGGAAAGACAGAAGCAGGAGTATGGTTAAACCTCCGTACCCGTTCCTCCCGGATTCAACTGGGTATGGCTACTGGTATAAAAATCTCCGGAGTAGAAGCTTCGCTGCAAGTCACTAGTCCCCCTGGTTATCCTACACTCAGTGCATCTTTCCTCGCTTCCCCAGGACAAACTGTAACGGTAGATAAGTTTATAACAGTTTTTACCTCTCAACACCAGGAAAACCCAGTCACAGCTGCTTGTGATAAACTCGCTCAATTGCCAGACTACTCATTATTATTAACTGCCCACATCCAAGCTTGGGAAGAAGTTTGGCAAAAAAGTGACATAGTGATTGAGGGGGATGTTACAGCCCAGTTAGCTGTACGTTATAACCTCTTTCAGTTACTGATCGCTGCCCCACGCAATAATGATAAAGTCAGTATCCCAGCTAAAACACTTTCGGGGTTTGGTTATCGCGGTCATATTTTTTGGGATACAGAAATTTTTATACTTCCTTTCTTTATCTACACTCAACCAGAACTAGCACGTAACTTATTAACTTATCGCTATCACACCTTGCCTGGAGCGCGGCGCAAGGCAGTACATTATGGGTATAAAGGAGCAATGTATGCCTGGGAAAGCGCTGATAGTGGTGATGAAGTAACGCCTCGGTGGCTGCCCCCTAACGATCCTTATGGTGAAGATATTCGGATTTGGTGTCGCGATCGCGAAATTCATATTAGTGCCGATGTGGCTTATGCCATATGGTACTACTGGCAAGCTACCAACGACGACGAATGGATGCGGGACTACGGCGCTGAAATTATTCTCGATACAGCTGTATTCTGGGGTAGTCGGGTAGAGTACAACACCAAACACGAACGGTACGAAATTCGGGACGTAATTGGTGCTGACGAATATCATGAATTCGTCCATAACAACACCTTTACCAACCGACTGGTACAATGGCATCTAGAAAAAGCACTTTATATATATGACTGGCTACACAAAAATTTCCCCGACAAAGCCACAGAAATAGAAAATAAACTGCAACTAAGTGCAGGCAGGCGATCGCGTTGGAGTGATATCATTACCAACATCTGGATTCCCTACGATGAGTCAACCGGACTCATCGAGCAATTTGAGGGATTTTTCCAATTGCAAGATATTAATCTGGAAGACTACGAACCACGCACCAAATCTATCCAAGCGATCTTAGGTATCGAGGAAGGCAACAAACGACAGATACTCAAGCAACCAGATGTCTTAATGCTGTTGTACCTGATGCGACAATCACAGGAATCTCCCTACAATGCCCGCACTTTGCAAGCCAACTGGGATTACTACGCACCTCGTACCGATATTAGTTATGGTTCCTCTCTCGGTCCAGCAATTCATGCCATTCTAGCCTCAGACTTGGGCAAAACAGCACAAGCCTACGAAAGATTTATGCAAGCAGCATTAGTCGATTTAGAAGATGTCCGGGGTAATGCCTCAGACGGAATTCATGGGGCGAGTGCTGGTGGCATTTGGCAAGCAGTGGTTTTAGGTTTTGGTGGTATTCAAATGGGAAATAGCGAACCTATAGCTAATCCTCACCTACCTCCTGGATGGACACGCCTGAAATTCAAGTTGATGTGGCATGGTAAATGGCATGAGTTTGATTTGGGGATTGAGGACGAGGAGACAAGGGGACAAGGAGGACAAACCAGACAAGGGGGATGGTCAACAACTAACCAGCAACTACCAACAAGCAACAACCAACCACCAACTACCATGTCACCAGATATCCGAGGCTTTATCTTTGATCTAGATGGCGTATTAACCGATACAGCCGAATACCATTATCTTGCTTGGCAAAAACTGGCAGATGAAGAAGGATTACCCTTTAACCGTGAGGCTAATGAAGCTTTGCGGGGTGTATCTCGTCGGGAATCACTTCTGCGTATTATCGGTGACAAGAAGTATTCAGAAGCACAACTACAAGAGATGATGGATCGTAAAAATCGTTATTATGTAGAATCTATTCAAAACATCTCGCCCCATGATCTACTGCCTGGTGTAGTCACTTTACTTGATGAATTAAAGCAAGCAGGAATTAAAATTGCCCTGGGCTCAGCCAGTAAAAATGCTCGTACTGTGATCGAGAAACTGGGTATTGCCAACCGCATAGATGCGATCGCCGATGGTTATAGTGTACAACGCCCCAAACCAGCCCCTGACCTATTTTTGTATGCTGCCAACCAATTAGGAATTGAACCAGTCCAGTCTGTAGTTGTGGAAGACGCAGAAGCAGGCATTGAGGCAGCTTTAGCTGGTGGAATGTGGACAATCGGACTCGGCCCCGCTTCACGAGTTGGTGCTGCTCACATCGTCCTACCAAGTTTAGCAGGCGTTCATTGGAGTGATTTACATGCCAAGTTGAATGAACTAGCAACAAGGGATTAG
- a CDS encoding phosphate-starvation-inducible PsiE family protein — protein MRIESFLETLRKSWFRRNTIVHNLEVFQNFIVISLCIGLFCVMLIRLAQMYVSLLKPLNFQIITSDILFILILVELFRLLIIYLQQQRISIGAAVEVSLVSALREVILQGVLNISIDRLLGVCVFLSVLGGLLLVRVWMFRNFTGGVSLNNLAPANGNAESSHYQAFSGEHYSF, from the coding sequence ATGAGAATTGAATCTTTCCTGGAGACGCTACGGAAATCCTGGTTCAGGCGAAATACCATCGTCCACAATTTAGAGGTATTCCAGAACTTCATAGTCATTTCCTTGTGCATTGGCTTATTTTGTGTGATGTTAATTCGATTAGCACAGATGTATGTCTCCCTACTCAAGCCTTTAAATTTTCAGATCATCACCTCTGATATCCTATTCATTCTTATCTTAGTCGAGCTATTTCGACTCTTGATTATCTACCTGCAACAGCAGCGTATTTCCATAGGAGCCGCCGTAGAAGTCTCCTTGGTTTCTGCACTGCGCGAAGTTATCCTACAAGGAGTGTTAAATATTTCCATTGACCGCCTTTTGGGAGTTTGTGTTTTTCTGAGTGTTTTGGGTGGACTTTTGTTGGTACGAGTCTGGATGTTCCGCAATTTCACAGGAGGTGTGAGTCTGAATAATCTTGCTCCAGCTAACGGCAATGCTGAATCGTCTCATTATCAAGCCTTTTCGGGAGAGCATTACTCCTTTTAA
- a CDS encoding PRC-barrel domain-containing protein: MINVVRRSQIVGLRAMDSSTATNFNTVEEVWIDDTGRVAYFAGTQGYTPLEQVSVVGRDAVLTYNAMLEEPPLTNLRRLHRLSVRSPMTDALGWVDDFLFDWETGEIAAYILAGDIAAPFGGRAVLLPDDVQSIEAEVIVIKEGATKHLKSESEGLKGFLSEKSHQVKNLVNRMGSRLKSLVSPHDQPEVVRVKIKEVRDELEASGQHDKNALQQATEFLLLEWESFQQSLNRAGERVRRAFDSAWKHLTGKKS, encoded by the coding sequence ATGATTAATGTCGTTCGTCGTAGTCAAATAGTAGGTTTGAGAGCGATGGATAGTTCTACTGCCACCAATTTCAATACCGTTGAAGAAGTTTGGATTGATGACACAGGACGGGTGGCTTACTTTGCAGGAACTCAAGGATATACACCACTAGAGCAGGTATCTGTTGTCGGACGGGATGCCGTTCTAACCTATAATGCTATGCTCGAAGAGCCACCACTGACGAATCTTCGTCGTTTACACCGCTTGAGCGTTCGCTCTCCCATGACAGATGCCCTCGGTTGGGTCGATGATTTTCTCTTTGATTGGGAAACTGGGGAGATTGCTGCTTATATTTTGGCAGGTGACATTGCCGCGCCCTTCGGCGGACGAGCGGTATTACTCCCTGACGATGTGCAATCAATCGAAGCGGAAGTCATTGTCATCAAAGAAGGGGCTACTAAACATCTCAAGAGTGAATCAGAAGGACTCAAAGGCTTTTTGAGCGAGAAGTCCCATCAGGTGAAGAATTTGGTGAACCGGATGGGCTCGCGCCTGAAATCTTTGGTTTCACCTCATGATCAGCCAGAAGTCGTGCGGGTAAAGATAAAGGAAGTGCGTGACGAACTCGAAGCGTCTGGACAGCACGACAAAAACGCCTTGCAACAAGCAACAGAGTTCCTGCTTTTGGAGTGGGAAAGCTTTCAGCAAAGTCTGAACCGAGCAGGTGAGCGTGTAAGGAGAGCCTTTGATTCTGCTTGGAAACATCTCACTGGCAAAAAATCATAA